A DNA window from Hevea brasiliensis isolate MT/VB/25A 57/8 chromosome 2, ASM3005281v1, whole genome shotgun sequence contains the following coding sequences:
- the LOC110661707 gene encoding transcription factor MYB61 produces the protein MGRHSCCYKQKLRKGLWSPEEDEKLLRHITKYGHGCWSSVPKQAGLQRCGKSCRLRWINYLRPDLKRGTFSQQEENLIIELHAVLGNRWSQIAAQLPGRTDNEIKNLWNSCLKKKLRQRGIDPVTHKPLSEVENNGQDKNPPANKSQDKASGVSNELNLLEANNSKRGSNLQEKQQSPVSAQAYQWEGEGSSNSKTMSSNTNNHSNNSNLMTPISNKDFFLERFATSHHEGSTSNCQASDLVGHFPLQQLNYASHARLTNNSIPSLWFTQTSKSLDMNSEFSSSSITTILPPTTSSFLSTSLAFKPSVTVPSDDPSLASFPISSSRFWEAGAPSNNSNSSTGSSGNAELQSNSSFFESTIFSWGLGDCSSTEKEGQNQLMGSQQEDVKWPEYLHNPLMMAAALQNQSPQSVYNEIKSEAHFLSENSSGMWPQNQQQQEPFQTSYICPKDFQRLTAAYGHI, from the exons ATGGGTAGGCACTCTTGCTGCTACAAGCAGAAGCTAAGGAAAGGCCTCTGGTCACCTGAGGAAGACGAGAAACTTCTCAGGCATATTACCAAGTATGGCCACGGTTGTTGGAGCTCTGTCCCCAAGCAAGCTG GTTTGCAGAGGTGCGGAAAGAGCTGCAGATTGAGGTGGATTAATTACTTGAGGCCTGATTTGAAGAGAGGCACATTCTCCCAACAGGAAGAGAACCTCATAATTGAACTTCATGCAGTTCTGGGCAACAG GTGGTCTCAGATTGCAGCACAATTGCCCGGAAGGACtgataatgaaataaaaaatctATGGAATTCTTGCTTAAAGAAGAAACTTAGGCAGAGAGGCATTGACCCTGTTACCCACAAACCACTTTCAGAGGTTGAAAACAATGGACAAGACAAGAATCCACCTGCCAACAAGAGCCAAGATAAGGCTTCTGGAGTCTCCAATGAACTGAACCTCCTCGAAGCCAATAATTCTAAGCGAGgatcaaatttacaagaaaagcaGCAATCTCCGGTTTCTGCGCAAGCCTACCAATGGGAAGGGGAAGGTTCTTCCAACTCCAAGACTATGAGCAGCAACACCAACAACCACAGTAACAACAGCAATTTGATGACGCCCATAAGCAACAAGGACTTTTTCTTGGAAAGGTTCGCAACCTCCCACCATGAAGGCTCCACAAGCAACTGCCAAGCTTCAGATTTGGTGGGGCATTTCCCTCTTCAGCAATTGAACTATGCGTCCCATGCCAGGCTTACAAATAACTCAATCCCCTCCCTCTGGTTCACACAAACCAGCAAATCTTTGGACATGAACTCTGAATTCTCTTCCAGTTCAATAACCACCATCCTTCCACCCACAACAAGCTCATTTCTGTCTACATCTCTGGCTTTCAAGCCCTCTGTTACTGTTCCCTCCGACGATCCTTCATTAGCGTCTTTTCCAATCAGTAGTTCACGGTTCTGGGAGGCCGGTGCCCCCAGCAACAATAGTAACAGCAGCACTGGAAGCAGCGGCAACGCCGAGCTACAAAGCAACAGCTCTTTCTTTGAGAGCACCATCTTTTCTTGGGGATTGGGGGACTGTAGCTCAACGGAGAAAGAGGGTCAAAACCAGCTAATGGGAAGCCAACAAGAGGACGTCAAATGGCCGGAATATCTTCATAATCCGTTAATGATGGCTGCAGCTTTACAAAATCAAAGTCCGCAATCCGTATACAATGAAATAAAATCAGAAGCGCATTTCCTAAGCGAAAATTCAAGCGGTATGTGGCCCCAGAACCAGCAGCAACAAGAACCTTTCCAAACTTCTTATATATGCCCTAAGGATTTCCAAAGACTGACAGCTGCCTATGGACACATTTAG